Genomic window (Desulforapulum autotrophicum HRM2):
CGCTGTTTTTTGCATTTTTGTTCGTAACTTGAGTTTGATCTTTCATGCATTTCGCAGTAACGTGTTTATAAAATAAGAACATTTTATTAAAAAAATAGCAATTGCGATTAAAGATAAATCCATGAAAGACTATTTAGTTACAAATTGATCTTATAGTCAATTAAATTATTGTTTTTTTAAATTATTGGAAATATATATATTAAAAATTGATTGATTCAACTATATTATCTTTAATAAATCTCAATAGCCACCCCTGAAAAACTAAGGAGAAAAGATGGCAGAGCAAATAGCAATCATTGGTGCAGGCCCTGGCGGTTACGCGGCAGCCTTACGGGCGTCATCCCTTGGGGCAAAAGTAACCCTGGTTGAACGAGAGGGGGTCGGCGGGACCTGTCTCAACTGGGGGTGCATCCCCTCTAAAATCATGAAAACCACGGCAGACCTGCTGTTGAAGTTCAATGAAGCGCAAAAATATGGCATCAATGTTCAAGGCCCGGTGGCACTGGACATGGTTGCCCTGATGGCAAGAAAACAGGCCCTTATCCAGACCCAGCAGCAGGGGATTCTTTCCCTGCTCAAAAAGGGCAGGGTTACCGTTCTAATGGGCAGGGCAAAGATCAAGGCCATGGGCCTGTTAACGGTGACCGACGATTCCGGCACCAGGACAGAGATTGCCTTTGACCGCTTGATCCTTGCAACCGGAACCATTCCTCTGAATGTCCCGGCCTTTGCATTTAACGGGCGGACCATCCTTTCCAGTAACGATCTTCTATCGCTCAAACAGATACCACCATCAATCATCATCGTTGGCGGTGGGGTAATCGGGTGTGAATTCGCCTTTATCCTCGCAGCCCTTGGTTCAGCCGTCACCGTTGTGGAAGCCATGGATCGCCTGCTCCCCCTTGATTCCGTTGACACAGCCTGTTCCAAACTCCTGTTGCGGGAGATGAAGAAAAGAAAGATCAAGGTAATCCTGGACCGGAGCGTCACCACCTGTGAACCCCATGACAGGGGCGTCAGTGTCATGGTGGGTGCCTCACCCTTTTCAAACCTGAAAACCGGTGCAACGGTCACGCCGGTCAAGATCGAGGTGTCTGCCATGGCTGTCTGCATCGGCCGCACACCCCTTTCAAAGGATCTCGGACTTGAAGCCATTGGCCTTAAAACCGATGGGCAAGGGTGGATTCCGGTTAACGACGCCATGGAAACAACGATCAAGGGTGTCTATGCCATCGGCGATATCACAGGCCCAGCAAATATCATGCTTGCCCATGTGGCCACCCATGAAGCCATGGTAGCTGCAGAAAATGCCACAGGGGGAACCCGGACCATGTCCTACAATGCCGTACCCAACGCAATATTTACCATGCCTGAAATCGGGACGGTGGGCCTTTCAGAGGAAGGGTGTCAAAAAAAAGGAATTGATGCACAATGTTTTACCGTTAATTTCAGAGCCATTGGCAAGGCCCAGGTCATGGGAGAGATAGCGGGTGAGGCAAAAATCGTACTTGAACGACCGTCAGGCCGGGTGCTCGGTCTTCACCTGATCGGCCCCCATGCAACCGATCTTATTGCAGAAGGCGCACTTGCCGTAAAAAAGGGGCTCACCATTTCAGATCTTGCTGAAACCATACATGCCCATCCGACCCTTGCTGAAATCGTGTCGGAACTGGCACTCAAGGCCACGGGCAAGGCCCTTCACGGTTAGAGAACCGGCTGACCGAAAACCCGTGTTTGGGCAAAAAATTGCCCATATGCAAGGCGCAAAAAATTCTGAAACCGGAGCGTACTATAGTACGTGAGGATTGCAGGATTTTGCAGCAACGCCGCAGATGGGTGAGTTTTCGTTCAAACACTATAATACATAGGGCACCTTCATGTTAAACGACTTATAAACCACAAAAGTTTCAACAGAACCAACCCCCTCAACTGTGGAAATCTCGTCCGTGTAGAACTCAAGGAGCCCAAATCCGGGCTTTAACAGCACATGGACCATGAGGTCGTAGCGGCCGGTAACAACGCTTACGGAAATGACCCCGCGAAGATTGGATATCTCTTCGCCTTTTTTGACAAGGTCCATCTCTTTAAGCTTGATGCCGATGATAACGGTGTTATGACCGGGGATGGCAGAGGGGTCAATTCTTCCGCAGATATCCAGAATGCCCTCATCTGTCATCCGGTTAACCCTTGCCCGCACGGTGTTTTCTGTAATGTTGAGCAGTTCTGAAATAGCCTTAAAGGATTTGCGGCCCTCCCTTAATTCCTTGATGATCCTGATGTTGACCTTGTCTATTTTCATTTCACTCTCAAGGGTTCACGGCTACCCCAGCAAGGCTGCCGTGAACCCTGTCTATTCCGGATTAAAAATTACGCCCCAAGATAGGCTTTTTTTACCTCGGGATCAATCAGCAGATCGCTGGCCTTTCCCTCGAGCACGATGTTGCCGTTTTCAAGCACATAACCCCTTTGGGCAAATTTCAAGGCAAGCCTTGCGTTCTGCTCGACAAGCAGGATGGTGGTTCCCAGCCGGTTGATTTCCTTTAAAGCCTCAAACATGTCAAGCATGAGAAGGGGGGCAAGGCCCATGGAAGGTTCATCCAGAATCATGATCTTTCTGCCGCTCATATAGGCCCGGCCCACGGCCAGCATCTGCTGTTCACCGCCGCTCAGGGTTCCGGCCAGCTGATTCTTTCGTTCATCCAGCCTCGAAAAAAGATCAAACACCCATTTTTTGTCCTTGACCATCTGGTCCCTGTCTTTTCTTGCAAAACAGGCAAGGGTCAGGTTCTCCGTGACCGTCAGGTTGCCAAAGATCATCCTTCCTTCGGGAACATGGGAGATGCCAAGCTTTGAAACCACTTTGTCCGTGCTGTATTTAAGGATATTTTCACCATTAAATTTTATGACCGACCCGTGGACGGAGGGAATCATTCTTGAAATGGCCCTCAGGGTGGTGCTTTTACCAGCACCGTTGGCGCCGATTATGGTGACGATTTCCCCCTTGTCCACGGAAAAACTGATGCCGTGGAGGGCCATGATGTTATCGTATGCGACAGTCAAATTTTCTACAACAAGCTGCATCAGGTTAAATCCTCCTTGCCAAGATACGCTTCGATCACCTTGGGATTATTCTGGATCTCCTGGGGAGGTCCCTCAGCAATAATTTCGCCAAAGACCAGCGTTTGAATGTACTCACAAAGCTCCATCACAAATTTCATTCGATGTTCGATTAGGAAAATAGCCACCTTGAATTCCTGGTGCACCTTTCGGATGATTTCAATCATCCGGACAAGTTCGTCTGGAGTCATGCCGGCCGTGGGTTCATCCAGAAACAAAATTTTGGGATTAATGGCCATGGCCCTTGCCATCTCAACCCTTCGCTGGGCCCCATAGGGGAGATTTCCAACCTTTTGCCGGGCAAACTGGGCAATGTCGAAAATCTCAAGCAATCGAAAGGCATTTTCCTCGATCTCTTTTTCCTGGCGCCTGCAGGCAGGGGTATTAAAAAAAGCGCCCAATAGGCCGTAGGTGAGCTGGGAAAAGTGGGCCATCTTGATGTGGTCGAGCACATTCATGTGGCGCCATAAAAGAAGATTTTGGAAGGTTCTGCCAAGGCCCAGGGCGGCGATCCTATGGGTCTCCATGCCCTTGATGGATTGACCGTTGAGCATGATCGATCCCTGGGAGGGGGTGTACACCCCGGTGATCAGGTTAAAAATGGTGGTCTTGCCGGCCCCGTTAGGCCCGATCAGTCCGTTGATCTGCCCTGGTTCAATGGTGAGATTAAAGTCGTTGACGGCCCTGAGCCCGCCAAAATAATGGGTCATACCTTTGACCTGGAGAAGCGGTGACATTATTGGCGACCTCCTTGGCTTGACAGGACATTTTCGGTCTGATTATTTCCAGGTTGACGGTTTCTGGATCTCATGAGACCTTTAATGTTGAAATCCGTAAACGAGATAAGGCCGTGGGGACGAAAAAGCATGACCAGGATCAGAATCAAAGGAATAATAATCCATTTGAACAACTCAAGGGGCCGCAGGGCTTCGCCAAGGACCGAGATGCTCACGGCTCCAACAATGGAGCCCCAGATCGAATTGAGACCCCCGAAATAGACCATGGCAAGGATTTCGGCAAGTTTTTGAATGCCAAAGGTGGCAGGATTGACGTAGCGCAGCACATGGGCAAAGAGTCCACCTGCAATTCCAGCCCAGAAGGCGCCAAACATGAATGCCGTCATCTTTGTCTTGCGGGTGTTGACGGTCATGGAATCTGCAGCAGGCTCGTTGTCCCTGACCGCGTTAAGGGCCTTGCCCATGGTGGAACTGACAAAGTTGTTGATAATCCAGATGGAGATGGCCATCCAGGCAAACACCACGGGCAGCGAGGCATAGTTGGGCTGACTGCTCATGCCCCTGGGGCCACCCAGGACCTCCAGGTTCTCGATGGCGCTCTTGACAATGAACATAAATGCAAGGCTGATGATGGCCAGGTAATCTCCCCGGGTTCGAAACGAGGGAATGGCAACGACCAATGATCCAATGGAGGCCACAAAACCGCCTGCAATCAGAATCAAAGGAAACATCCAGGGACCCAGCCAGGCCGGCAGAAGGGCCGCACCAAATAGTTTGTCATCGGCAAAAAAAAGCAGGGTCAGGGCCGATGAGGTGTAGGCACCAAGGGCCATGAACCCCGGATGGGAGCAGGAAAATTCGCCCTGGTATCCGTTGATAATGTTGATACTGATGGTCAGAATCACCGACACCATGGTCAGTTTCAGCACCAGAACCCTGTAGTCGTTGATGTCTGCCCAGATGTGAAGCACCCCGTAAAAAGCTGCAAGATGAACCAGGGTCGCAATCACCAGGGGTAAATGCTCAAGCAGGCCTGCCAGCCGGTTTGTCAACGGAGCCGTTAATTTTGCCACAAGGATGACGGGCACAGTGTAGATCAGAAGGTCATAGGCAATGACGCTGGGGATCATCATGGGATCCTTGAACATGATGAGGGTGCCGAATATGGCCGGAATTTTTGGCAGACCGAGGTAGTAGGAGGCGGCATCCCCGAGGAAATATTCCAGGGTTGCCGCAACAAAAGCGCCCAGAATCCACCCCAGAAGCGGAACCGTTCCAAGGGATCTCTTTATCTTTTTTATGGTTTCCATTTGCTGTCCTGTTGAATAGGGGTTAACGCTAGAGCCTTAGACTTGCACTGTGGGCCATTCCAAAAAATCCCCTGGGTCGAAAGGTGAGGATGACAAGAATGATCGAGTAGGCAATCAAATCCCTGAAGGTTGAGGGAAATATCATGGCCACGAAAATTTCAATGAACCCGAGCATGTAGCCGGCCAGGGCCGCGCCCATGATGGATCCCCTTCCACCAAGGATGGCTGCAACAAAGGCCTTCCATCCAATGAGAATACCCATGTAGGGGTCAAGAACGGGATAGGCCTGGCCGTAGAGGATTCCTGCAACCGATGCAAGCCCTGCACCAATGGCAAAGGTGAGGGGAGCAATAACGTTGATGGACACCCCCATGAGGGGAACAGCAAGGAAATCATAGGACATCGCCCGCATGGCCATGCCCCACTTGGTTTTCTGGATGAAAAGATGCAGCCCAAGCATGAGAAGAAGGGAGATCACAACGATCATCACCTTGACATTGGTCACATAGATACCGCCAAAATTGTAGGTGATCGATTCGATCAGGGGCGGAAAACTGAAACGCTTTGCCCCCAGAATGATGAGGTTGCCCGTCTCAAAAATGATACCGATCATGAGTCCTGTAATGGCGGCCGAAGCCCTTGGCGCACCCCGGAGGGGCCTATAGCCCACAACTTCGACAAACACGCCCACAAACGAGGCAAGGAACATGGTGATGACCACGGTGAAGATAAAGATGAGCCACCCCGGCATGATGGCGGAAAAAAGCGTCAGAAAAAGGGTTGCCACGCCAAACCCGATATATGTCCCGACCATGAAGATATCGCCGTGGGCAAAGTTAAACAGCATCAGAACGCCGTAGACCATGGAGTATCCAATGGATATCACGGCGTAGAAGCTTCCCCACTGCAGGGCGTTGATCAGGTTCTGAAGAAAATAATCCATTGACCGGCTCCTGTTGATTCGTAAAAAATTAAAATCTTTATAACCGTCATGGCCGGAGCATGGTATCTGCTCTGGCCACAACAAATGATACACTCCTCGGATTGCAATGCTTCGATGGGAGTTCTATATAAAAAAACGTAAAAACTGCCGCCGGGCCGTTTTTTGGGCCGGGCGGCAGCAGAATGTTCCTACTTACTGCCCGACCGAAAACCCGTGTTTGGATGAAAACTTGCCCAGATGCAAGGCGCAAGCAAAGCTAAAACCGGAGCGTACTGTTGTACGTGAGGATTTTGGCTTTGTGAAGCAACGCAGCAGGTGGGTGAGTTTTCGTTCAAACACTATTTACTCGGGGCAGATGGATTTATAGAATTCATACTCACCCTTGTCACTGATGCGAACGATGACAGCACACTTTTTGGGGTCTCCCTCTTCAGTGAAGGTCATGTTCCCGGTGATACCTGCAAAATCCTTGATGGTTGCAAGGGCGTCACGAACGGCCTTACGGTCTGTTTTGATCTTGCCAGTAAGTTTACCTGTTTTTTCAATGGCGGCCTGGGCAAGGCGAAGGGCATCCCAGGTCAGGGCAGCCACATCATCGGGCACATATCCATAGGTTTTATTATACCGGTCGATGAATGCCTTGGTTTCGCCCTTGGCACCGGCTGCAGCATAGTGGGTGCTGAAAAACTGACCATAGCAGGCCTCGCCACACAGCTCGATCGTTTCGGCAGATCCCCAGGAATCGCTTCCCACAATGGGTCCTTTCCATCCAAGGGCCTTGGCCTGCTGAACGATGAGGGCAACCTCGTTGTAGTACTGGGGGGTGAACAACACCTGGGCGCCGGACCGACTGATCTTTGTCAGCTGGGAACTGAAATCGGTATCCTTGGTGGTAAAACTTTCATAGGCAACCACAGATCCTGGACCGTGGAGCTCTTCCCAGGACTGCTTAAAGAACTCAGCAAGTCCCTTGGGGTAATCGCTGGCCACATCGTAAAGCACGGCAGCCTTGTCAAAACCGAATTCCGTGGTGATGAACTTTGCCACAACAGGACCCTGGAAGGGGTCAAGAAAGCAGCCCCTGAAAACATAGGGCCGGTCCTTGGTGGTTGCGGGGTTGGTGGACCAGGGGCTGATCATGGGGGTTTCGTAGTTGTTGGCCACATCTCCTGCCGGAACAGCCTGCTTGGAGGACTGGGGGCCTACGATGACAAGGACGTCATCCTGGGAAATCATTTTTGTGTTGGCCTTTACTGCAGACTCAGCCTTTGACTCGTTGTCCTCAATGACCAGTTCCACGGGATATTTTGTACCGCCGACCACAAGGCCACCGGCTTTTTCAATATCCTCAATCCACATCATGGCGGCAAATTTTGTTCCCTCCCCGACTTTGGGAATGTCGCCGGTCATGGGGGCATTGATACCGATTTTAATCGTTGTTTTTCTGCCAAAGCTCCACGCATTTGTTGAAACCACCATTAAGACTGCGGAAAATGCCATTGCTAACCACGCCAATTTCCTCATGCTACCTCCTTGTCTTTTAGAGTAAATTAAATTATCATCAATAATCGCCAAAAGTCAGTCGTTTAAAGACTTTTAGCGGATACCATACCGGGGTTTTCAAGGCAACACAAATATAATTCAACCAATTTTCCAAGGGGTTGTAGAAATATATTTTTTTTAAAAACTCTATAAAAAATTATTCGTCAAACAATGAACAGCGCAAATTAGCAACACAATTATCATGAAAACATAAAAAATTATATTTTGCCATCTTTTGTCCGATTGACACCTATTTAAAACGTATTACTATAGCAACAGGATTACATAAACTCATACTTTTAAATAAATAAAATTGGAGATCCCATGAAATTTGACAAACTCACCATCAAGTCCCAGGAATTGATCCAGACAGCCCATGACCTGGCACTTAGAAAAAACAATCAGGCCATTGATCCCGTGCATTTCCTGAAGGCCATTCTGCTGGATGACCAGGGAATGTCCACGGCCATCCTCAATAAAATCGGTGCTTCAACCGACAATCTCATGACCTTTACCGACCAGGCCATTGATGCCCTTGCAAAGGTGGAGGGGGGAGGGGATCTTTTTTTATCGGTTCCTTCAAAAAAGATCCTGGATACCGCCTTTGTTGAGGCAGAGGGTATGAAGGATCAGTATGTGAGCCAGGAACATATCCTTCTTGCCCTTTGCATTGCCAAGGACAAGCCCCGTGAACTCTTGAACAAAGAGGGGGTCACCAAGGATAAAATCCTGACCGTTCTAAAGGAGATGCGGGGGGGCCAGACCATTGATTCGCCCAATCCTGAGAATACCTTCCAGGCCCTTGAAAAGTACGGCAGGGACTTGACCGAACTTGCCCGACTGGGAAAGCTTGACCCGGTCATCGGAAGGGACGATGAGATCCGACGGGTGGTCCAGGTGCTTTCAAGGCGACGTAAAAACAATCCTGTGCTCATTGGCGAACCTGGCGTTGGAAAAACCGCCATCATCGAAGGGCTTGCCCAGCGAATCGTTGCTGGCGATGTCTCTGAAACCCTGAGAAATCGACGGGTAGTCGCCCTGGACATGGGAGCGCTTCTTGCCGGTGCAAAGTTCAGGGGTGAATTTGAAGAACGGCTCAAGGCCGTATTAAAAGAGGTGGAACGGGCTGAAGGTCAGGTGGTCCTGTTTATTGATGAGCTCCACACCGTGGTTGGTGCCGGCGCATCTGAAGGATCGGTGGACGCTTCTAACATGCTCAAACCTTCGCTTGCCAGGGGAACCCTGCGATGTATTGGTGCGACAACCCTTAACGAATACCGTCGTTACATTGAAAAGGATGCGGCTCTGGAGCGTCGATTCCAGCCGATTCTGGCAAAGGAACCCACGGTTGAAGACACGATTTCCATCCTCAGGGGCTTAAAGGAAAAGTATGAGGTGTACCATGGGATAAGGATCAAGGATTCGGCCCTTGTGGCAGCAGCCACCCTGTCAAAACGCTATATCACGGACCGTTTCCTGCCGGACAAGGCCATAGATCTCATTGACGAATGCGCCTCAAGACTCAGGATCGAAATCGACACCATGCCCGTTGCCATTGACGAACTCCAGCGACGGATGGTCCAGATCGAAATAGAACGCCAGGGGCTGAAAAAAGAGACCGACCCGTCGTCAAAATCCCGGAAAGAGAAACTGGATCGGGATCTTGCCGAGATCAACGAGGAAATCCGACCCATGCGGCTCCATTGGGAAAATGAAAAACGGCTGATCCAGGAAATTGGCAAGATCCGGGAAGAGATCGACAATGCTGTAACCCTGGCAAAGCGTGCCGAGCGTGAGGGTGATCTTGCCCGTGTGGCAAAAATTCGGTATTCAACCCTTGCCGAGTTCCAGACCCAACTGGACAAGAAAAAAGCTGATTTAAGGCTCCTCCAGGCCGAGCGCAGAATGCTCAAGGAGGATGTGGAAGAGTCAGACATTGCCGAAGTGGTTTCCTCGTGGACCCATATCCCGGTTGCCACCATGCTCAAGGGTGAACGCGAAAAACTGATTCACATGGAAGAGGCCCTGGAACAAAGGGTTATCGGTCAGAAAGACGCCATCAAGGCCGTTTCAGATGCCGTGCGCCGGGCCCGATCTGGGCTAAAACCCCAGGATCGGCCCATTGGGACCTTTATCTTCATGGGGCCCACAGGTGTGGGTAAGACAGAGTTGACAAAGGCCGTTGCCGAATTCATCTTTAATACAAAGAATGCCATGGTAAGGATTGATATGTCCGAATACATGGAAAAACATTCGGTGGCAAGACTGATCGGTGCCCCTCCGGGTTATGTGGGATACGAAGAGGGTGGTTATCTCACCGAGGCTGTTCGGCGTCAGCCCTATTCCGTTGTTTTGTTTGACGAAATTGAAAAGGCCCATCCCGATGTATTCAACGTGCTGCTCCAGGTGTTAGATGACGGACGAATGACCGACGGCCATGGCAGAACGGTGGATTTTACCAACACCATTCTCATCATGACCTCCAATGTGGGGTCCCGCATGATCCAGGAATCAGGGGGGAAAGATATCCAGGACAAGATCAACCAGGCCCTGTCCCAGACTTTTAAACCTGAATTTTTGAACCGTATCGATGAGATCATCGTATTCCACGGACTTGAGATGGAGCACATCAGGGCCATCGCATCCATCCAGATCCAGCACCTGAACCAGCGGCTTGAAGCAAAAAAGATAGCCATTACCCTTGACGAGGCCGCCATGGCATTCATAGCACAAAAGGGGTTTGATCCTGTGTTTGGCGCACGTCCCCTCAGGCGAGTGATTCAGCAGGAGATCGAAAATCCGCTGTCCCTTGAAATTTTAAAGGGAACGGTGGTTGAAGGCCAGCAGGTAACCTTTACCGTTGACCCAGGGAATACAAAACTTGTCCTGGGTCCCCGGTCATAGGGATTTTTTGGGAGGCTCCAGGCCCAGGTCACTGATCTTGTATAAAAGGGTCTTGTAACTGATTTTAAGAATTCTCGAGGCTTTGGACCGGTTCCAGGCGGTTTTATCGAGCACATAGCCGATGACTTCCTTTTCAACCCGGTCCACGGCCTTTTTCTTGATTTTCTTGAGGGACAGATCCTCAAAAATGCTCTCTGCACTTTTTGAGACATCAAGAAATTCAGATATCATGGGAAAGGGGGCAAGGGGATGGCTGACTCTCCCAGGCTGAACAATTGGCGAGGGGCTGTCTGCATTGGAAGAGGTCAGTTCTTTTATGACAAGATTCCAATTGTTGAGGACCACCTGTTTTTTAATGCTGTTCTGGAGCTGCCGCACATTGCCGGGCCATGGAAAGGCGCACAATTGCTCCATGGTTTGCTCGTCCGGCCGTTCTATGATTCGGTCGGGATACTGGGAGGCATAAAGTTCAAGATAATAGTCAACCAGGGGAGGGATATCATCGGGTCGTTCCCGCAACGGCGGAATTTCGATCTTGATGATGTTAAGCCGGTAGAACAGATCCTCCCTGAACTCCTTGTTCTTGATCTTTTCCTCAAGGTGACAGTTGGTTGCCGCAATGACCCAGGCGTCGGTGGAAATGTCCTGTTCAGATCCCAGGGGAGAAAATTCTCCGCTCTGGAGAACATGGAGAATTTTGGACTGGAGGGCCAGGGGCATATCCCCGATCTCATCAAGGAAAAGAACCCCCTTGTGGGCCATCTCAAATTTTCCCCTTCTTTTTTTCTGGGCCCCGGTAAAGGCCCCCTTTTCAAAACCGTAAAGTTCACTTTCAAGAAGAGTCTCGGGAAGAGCTGCACAGTTGACGGTCACAAAGGCATTTTTTGACCGGGGGGATTCCCGGAACAATGCCTTGGCCACCACCTCCTTGCCAACGCCTGTTTCACCCGTAATGACAATATTAAGACAGGTATCGGCAACATGGCTGATCAACTCCCGGATCTTCTGTATCTGCGTGCTTACTCCAATGATGGGTGGATTCATTTTTCGTCTTGTCTGGTAGATTTAGGGTTCGTAAGAAGTTTCATTAAAAAACGTTCAATCTCAAACAGATCAATGGGTTTGTTCAGTACCATATCAGCGGCCGCCTCCGAGGCAAGGGCACCGGGATGGTCCCCCCAGCCGGTGATGGCGATAATCCTCGTATCCGGGGACAGTTTCCGGGTAATGGTTATCAAACCCACGCCGCTGATATTGGGCATCACAAGATCAGTGATCAGGGCATGGAAATCTTTTGAACCCTGCTTGAGTATTTTCAGGGCATCCAGACCGTTGGTTGCTGTTTCCACCTCATATTGGGGCAGGGCCGAAAAAAATTCATTGAATGAAAGAAGAATATCCTCGTCATCTTCGACTATCAGAAGCCTGAACGGTTGAACCATGAAAGCCTCTCTTTTATTTGTTAAAATCGATTGTTACTTTTTATACATATAAATTCCACTTAGCAAGCAAAAATTAAAGCTTTTTTTACTTGACATAGGAAATAAGCAGATAGCTGACAAAAGAAAAAATCAAGACAAACCCGGTTTTTCTCCCCATCTGACCTTTTAGTATGGCAATCAGGGCAAAGAGCATTGCAATGGCGACCATACAGGGAAATTCAAAGACCAACAGCTCTTTTTCAACGGGCATGGGGTTTAAAATACCAACAACGCCCATGACAAGGCAGATGTTAAAAAGGTTGCTGCCGACCACATTGCCCACGGAAAGGTCACTCTCACCCCTGGAGGCGGCAACGGCAGATGTGGCAAGCTCAGGAAGCGAGGTGCCAAGGGCAACAACCGAGATGCCGATAAATGCCTCGGACAGCCCAATTCCCCTTGCCATGACAATGGCCGACTGAACCACCATTTCAGCACCCTTGGCAAGTCCCACAAGACCTGCCACCATGATCAGACAGTTGATGGCAATGGCCCTTGGTGAAGATTCCCGGATACGCTTTTGTCCATTTTTTTCTTTGGAATTTTTGATGCCGAAAAAGAGAAAGACGACCAGCAGAACCAGCAGAATCACCCCGTCCCCATAGCCGATATATCCGTCCATGCACAGAATCCAGAAAACAAAACTGGCCCCGAGCATATAGGGCAGATCAAACCGGATGATCTGACGGTTGATGGTTATGGGTTTGATCATGGCACTGATCCCAAGAACAAGGGCGATGTTGATTACATTACTGCCCAGAATGTTGCCCACTGAGATTCCGCCTGCCCCCCTGACCGAGGCCACAAGGCTCACAAGAAGTTCAGGCGCTGAAGTGGCAAAGGCCACCACGGTGAGCCCCACAACCACTGGCCGGATGGAAAGAAGCAGGGCCGTTGAGGCAGCCCCTCTGACCAGAAATTCTGATCCTGCATACAGCAGGACCAGTCCTATAAACAAAATTCCAACATCACTCAGCACGACTTTTCCTTTTTTTCGTTATGTTAATGTTCCTGGCTATTGCCTTGAACAACGATCTGTTGTAATAAATAAAATTCATTAAGTTTAAAAAAAGTTAACAAGTAAATAGTGGTTGACCGAAAACCCGTGTTTGGGCGAAAAATTGCCCATATGCAAGACGCAAGAATTTCTGAAACCGGAGCGTACTACTGTACGTGAGGATTTCAGAAATTTGCAGCAACGCCGCAGATGGGTGAGTTTTCGTTCAAACACTAAATACCAAAAACCAAGAGTAAAGGGAAGCATATATGAAGAAATCAATCATCAGGGCAACGGGACGGGCACTCCCTTCCCGCCTTGTGACCAACGAAGATCTGACAAAGATGATGGACACCTCAGACGAGTGGATCCGCCAGAGAACCGGAATCGAACAGCGCTACTGGATCCCGGAAGGAGAAGAAATGGGGGTGTCTGATCTTGGCCTTGATGCCTCTAAAATTGCCCTTGAACGGGCCGGATGGACCCCGGAAGATCTGGATTTCATCATCTTTGCCACCCTGAGCCCGGACATTTTTTTCCCAGGCTCCGGCTGTCTTCTCCAGGCAAAACTTGGCCTTAATTCCACCCCGACCCTGGATATCCGCCAGCAGTGCACCGGGTTTCTCTACGGGCTTGCAACGGCCGACGCTTACATCAAAAGCGGGCTTGCAAAAAAGGTTCTGGTGGTTGGCGCCGAAGTGCACAGCACGGGCCTTGACAAGAGCACC
Coding sequences:
- the lpdA gene encoding dihydrolipoyl dehydrogenase — encoded protein: MAEQIAIIGAGPGGYAAALRASSLGAKVTLVEREGVGGTCLNWGCIPSKIMKTTADLLLKFNEAQKYGINVQGPVALDMVALMARKQALIQTQQQGILSLLKKGRVTVLMGRAKIKAMGLLTVTDDSGTRTEIAFDRLILATGTIPLNVPAFAFNGRTILSSNDLLSLKQIPPSIIIVGGGVIGCEFAFILAALGSAVTVVEAMDRLLPLDSVDTACSKLLLREMKKRKIKVILDRSVTTCEPHDRGVSVMVGASPFSNLKTGATVTPVKIEVSAMAVCIGRTPLSKDLGLEAIGLKTDGQGWIPVNDAMETTIKGVYAIGDITGPANIMLAHVATHEAMVAAENATGGTRTMSYNAVPNAIFTMPEIGTVGLSEEGCQKKGIDAQCFTVNFRAIGKAQVMGEIAGEAKIVLERPSGRVLGLHLIGPHATDLIAEGALAVKKGLTISDLAETIHAHPTLAEIVSELALKATGKALHG
- a CDS encoding Lrp/AsnC family transcriptional regulator, whose product is MKIDKVNIRIIKELREGRKSFKAISELLNITENTVRARVNRMTDEGILDICGRIDPSAIPGHNTVIIGIKLKEMDLVKKGEEISNLRGVISVSVVTGRYDLMVHVLLKPGFGLLEFYTDEISTVEGVGSVETFVVYKSFNMKVPYVL
- a CDS encoding ABC transporter ATP-binding protein, whose product is MQLVVENLTVAYDNIMALHGISFSVDKGEIVTIIGANGAGKSTTLRAISRMIPSVHGSVIKFNGENILKYSTDKVVSKLGISHVPEGRMIFGNLTVTENLTLACFARKDRDQMVKDKKWVFDLFSRLDERKNQLAGTLSGGEQQMLAVGRAYMSGRKIMILDEPSMGLAPLLMLDMFEALKEINRLGTTILLVEQNARLALKFAQRGYVLENGNIVLEGKASDLLIDPEVKKAYLGA
- a CDS encoding ABC transporter ATP-binding protein, with the translated sequence MSPLLQVKGMTHYFGGLRAVNDFNLTIEPGQINGLIGPNGAGKTTIFNLITGVYTPSQGSIMLNGQSIKGMETHRIAALGLGRTFQNLLLWRHMNVLDHIKMAHFSQLTYGLLGAFFNTPACRRQEKEIEENAFRLLEIFDIAQFARQKVGNLPYGAQRRVEMARAMAINPKILFLDEPTAGMTPDELVRMIEIIRKVHQEFKVAIFLIEHRMKFVMELCEYIQTLVFGEIIAEGPPQEIQNNPKVIEAYLGKEDLT
- a CDS encoding branched-chain amino acid ABC transporter permease, giving the protein METIKKIKRSLGTVPLLGWILGAFVAATLEYFLGDAASYYLGLPKIPAIFGTLIMFKDPMMIPSVIAYDLLIYTVPVILVAKLTAPLTNRLAGLLEHLPLVIATLVHLAAFYGVLHIWADINDYRVLVLKLTMVSVILTISINIINGYQGEFSCSHPGFMALGAYTSSALTLLFFADDKLFGAALLPAWLGPWMFPLILIAGGFVASIGSLVVAIPSFRTRGDYLAIISLAFMFIVKSAIENLEVLGGPRGMSSQPNYASLPVVFAWMAISIWIINNFVSSTMGKALNAVRDNEPAADSMTVNTRKTKMTAFMFGAFWAGIAGGLFAHVLRYVNPATFGIQKLAEILAMVYFGGLNSIWGSIVGAVSISVLGEALRPLELFKWIIIPLILILVMLFRPHGLISFTDFNIKGLMRSRNRQPGNNQTENVLSSQGGRQ
- a CDS encoding branched-chain amino acid ABC transporter permease, whose amino-acid sequence is MDYFLQNLINALQWGSFYAVISIGYSMVYGVLMLFNFAHGDIFMVGTYIGFGVATLFLTLFSAIMPGWLIFIFTVVITMFLASFVGVFVEVVGYRPLRGAPRASAAITGLMIGIIFETGNLIILGAKRFSFPPLIESITYNFGGIYVTNVKVMIVVISLLLMLGLHLFIQKTKWGMAMRAMSYDFLAVPLMGVSINVIAPLTFAIGAGLASVAGILYGQAYPVLDPYMGILIGWKAFVAAILGGRGSIMGAALAGYMLGFIEIFVAMIFPSTFRDLIAYSIILVILTFRPRGFFGMAHSASLRL